The genomic interval AGAAATTAGTGATGGTTAATGTGACTGCTAGGAACGTAAGAGGTGTATCATGTGACTTGAGTGATGCCTCTTCTGAGTCAAACTGTGATGATGCATCAGAAAGTACAGAGAGTGATTTGGAGGATCTGTTTGAAAGTTCAAATAAGGCTGAAACATTTAATCCTCTTGATTTAATCACTGCTCTCTTCCTGTGTTCTGATGGATTTGTTCATCAAGAGTTAGCTCTAAAAATGTCCACGTGTCAATTCtctgttcctctgctgcttcctAACTGTGATACACAGCAGTGCACCCTCATGCTGTGGGCCATGAGAGACATTGTTAAGAAGTACAGACCTTCAAATCTTGCAGAAACAAAAGGCTTCATAGAAGAGAGAATAGTTCTTTCTGAACTTCCAATGATCTCATTTGTGAGACTGGGTGAGTGTTCTCTGTCCAAATCAGAGATCCTCAATAAACTTTTGAGTAACTCTGAGCAATACCATGAAAGATTTGTTCATCACAACATGGAGTGTGGAGACATTAAGAGAAGAATATCTAATGGACTGACTGAAATGACCTGGTACCTTCcctgtggaaacaaaaacatggacatCTTCAGTGAACCAGTTGCTATAGCTAACCTTCGTGGAGACATTGCTTCATTTGAAACTCAATTCTCCTTTTTGTGTCAGacatctgctgcagtttttgttttctttgaccaGCTGGACTCTGAGTGCAAACTGCTGActaacaaaaaccacaaagctCAGATCTTCTTAGTGGGAAACCAACAGAACAAGAACCTTACTCCAGATGgtctaaagaaaatattagcCACTCTCGGCTTGACAAAGGacaatataattataaaaactaacaaaacaaatgatgcaGACTTTGTCAAATCTTTGAAGAAAGTTGTGAGCAGTGTACTTACCAACCCACAGTCGAAGATGTCAGTAGAGCAGATGGCTGATGTTGCTCATGAAATGGGAATCACAGTTGATGAAGATTCTCCAGAGTGtcaagatggaaagaaaaatgcagatgCCATCACTGCAGAGATAAAAGATACTTTTCAAttcaaagaaaatcagtttcCTTTACAAGGTCAAATATGGAAGGAACTGACATTTTTGGAAAAGGAAGAATTTCGTCTCCGAAAAGTTGGTTCTGAAGACAGAAAACTATAAGAGcaaccttaaaaagaaaaaagaagagcaacgtcaaaaacaaaactcctaTGCAATGTCAAGTGTAATGACTTGCTTCATTAGTGCAATATCCAGGCCACATAGAGAAAGGTGTTACTTTCTAAAATGGATGAGAATGAACCTCGACAATTTGTCTCGAATAAAACTTTCAGGCCTTAGGGAGCTTTACAAGGAAAAATGCAAAGATTCTGAGAACAAACAAGAGATCAAAGAAATCGACCAAAAACTTTCCAGCAGCTCACTGGGAGTTGAGCACTTCTTCCGTGAAATGGGTCAGATCTACGAAGCTTCTCTTTACCTTCCAGAAACAGATTCATCACGTCAACAACTGCAACATCTGCCCAGACTCTGTGCTCAGTTGTTGCTGGATGGATTTCCTCTTGAGCTTGTAGATGGAGATGCTTCCAACATTCCTCTCAGTTGGGTGAGTGATGTTCTCTCTCAGCTCAATGACTTGGTGTCTCCAAAGAACAAGATCCTGGTCGTCACAGTTCTTGGAGTTCAGAGCACAGGGAAGTCCACTCTCCTTAACACCATGTTTGGAGTCCAGTTTGCAGTCAGCAGTGGTCGATGCACTAGAGGAGCCTTCATGCTGCTCATCAAAGTCAACGAAGACTTCAAGAAAGTTCTCAACTGTGACTTCATGATGATCATCGACACTGAAGGCTTAAAGTCACCAGAGCTAGCACAGCTGGACAACAGCCATGAGCACGACAATGAGCTGGCAACACTTGTTGTTGGTCTGAGTGACATCACCATTATCAATATTGCCATGGAGAATTCAACAGAGATGAAAGACATCCTGCAGATAGTGGTGCATGCTTTCCTCAGGATGAAGGAGGTCGGCAAAAAGCCTCAATGTCAGTTTGTTCACCAGAACGTTTCTGATGTTTCAGCTCATGAGAAGAACCTGagagacaggaagctgctgttACAACAGCTGAATGAGATGACCCAGGCAGCAGCTAAaatggagaagaaagaaaaatacaagagcTTCACTGATGTGATGGAGTATAATCCAGACACGGGGAACTGCTACATTCCTGGACTCTGGAATGGAAACCCACCAATGGCTCCAGTCAATGCAGGATACAGTGAGACTGTCTATGAACTCAAGAAAAACATCATCCAGCAGCTGGGAAAGTGTGAGTCAACTTCTAACAACATCTTGGAGTTCAGAGAGTGGATAACCAGCCTGTGGAACgcagtaaaacatgaaaacttcaTCTTCAGCTTCAGAAACAGCCTGGTGGCTGATGCTTACATGAGGCTCTGCACAGAGTACAACCAATGGGAGTGGGAGTTCAAAAAGGAAATGTACAAATGGGTCACCACAGCAGAAACTAGAATTTCCAATTTTGGTACAGTGGCTGCAACGTCTGAAATATCTGACATGGATGAGTTTATCACTGAATTGAAAAGTGAAGCAATCACAGAGCTGACCAAGTGGGAGACAAAGATCCTTGAAAACCTGAAGAAATACTTTGAGCAGCCAGAAGGTCATGTTTATCTGGTTGAAGGATACAGAGAGGATTTCTCTAACAGCATAAAGAGTCTTAGACGACAAACTGAAAGTTCAGTGTTGAACCAgatcacagcagcagctgatatTAAGAAGGGATTGAAAGAACTTGATAAAATCAGAGCCTCTTATACAGAAGAAATTGAGAAAGCAGTTTGTGCTTTAATTGATGAATGTCgtaagaaaaaagttaaaatgactGACTTAGAGCTTGATGAAAGTTTTGACAAGATGTggactgaaacactgaaaacctTGTCTTTCTCTGAACAGCAGACTTTAAATATCTTCACCAATGTGTCCCATCAGTTGCGATCAAATCTTTCACACAAAGGAAGCCATGCATGTGaacttctgaataaaaaaatcctcaaagaCTGTGGACTGCAGCCTTTTACATACAAACCTAAAGGGGGGATGGAAAAAGTCACAACTACTCTTAAAGGACTTTGGACCTGGACGGATCTAATAAAGGCAAGACAAGAAATTGGTGATTGGATTATTTCAGATTGTGTTGACTATATTAGTGATAAAGTCaagagaaaaactaattatCATGATACTTACATCCAAGAGATTCTTCACATCATTGATAAGAGGCTGAACAAAGCTGATGTTGACATAGACAT from Gambusia affinis linkage group LG18, SWU_Gaff_1.0, whole genome shotgun sequence carries:
- the LOC122819830 gene encoding LOW QUALITY PROTEIN: interferon-induced very large GTPase 1-like (The sequence of the model RefSeq protein was modified relative to this genomic sequence to represent the inferred CDS: inserted 2 bases in 1 codon); translation: MEEPSSEDSEDIHEKSCRNDNQAGSSIKESSSTMEETSTEDSFMELYCEEENDPGSTTCAACEADYHETGTDGKAVCRHVKTTQYKISHELISQPVETPVGEMEKHIVINCREEETLQETTDTNDSTEISDHGQQNLEEERKTQKTNLERLLEDLGLEKYHKEKLSLSKILGIDETTITDDLGNCKSNIPLNFLKKLVMVNVTARNVRGVSCDLSDASSESNCDDASESTESDLEDLFESSNKAETFNPLDLITALFLCSDGFVHQELALKMSTCQFSVPLLLPNCDTQQCTLMLWAMRDIVKKYRPSNLAETKGFIEERIVLSELPMISFVRLGECSLSKSEILNKLLSNSEQYHERFVHHNMECGDIKRRISNGLTEMTWYLPCGNKNMDIFSEPVAIANLRGDIASFETQFSFLCQTSAAVFVFFDQLDSECKLLTNKNHKAQIFLVGNQQNKNLTPDGLKKILATLGLTKDNIIIKTNKTNDADFVKSLKKVVSSVLTNPQSKMSVEQMADVAHEMGITVDEDSPECQDGKKNADAITAEIKDTFQFKENQFPLQGQIWKELTFLEKEEFRLRKVGSEXTENYKSNLKKKKEEQRQKQNSYAMSSVMTCFISAISRPHRERCYFLKWMRMNLDNLSRIKLSGLRELYKEKCKDSENKQEIKEIDQKLSSSSLGVEHFFREMGQIYEASLYLPETDSSRQQLQHLPRLCAQLLLDGFPLELVDGDASNIPLSWVSDVLSQLNDLVSPKNKILVVTVLGVQSTGKSTLLNTMFGVQFAVSSGRCTRGAFMLLIKVNEDFKKVLNCDFMMIIDTEGLKSPELAQLDNSHEHDNELATLVVGLSDITIINIAMENSTEMKDILQIVVHAFLRMKEVGKKPQCQFVHQNVSDVSAHEKNLRDRKLLLQQLNEMTQAAAKMEKKEKYKSFTDVMEYNPDTGNCYIPGLWNGNPPMAPVNAGYSETVYELKKNIIQQLGKCESTSNNILEFREWITSLWNAVKHENFIFSFRNSLVADAYMRLCTEYNQWEWEFKKEMYKWVTTAETRISNFGTVAATSEISDMDEFITELKSEAITELTKWETKILENLKKYFEQPEGHVYLVEGYREDFSNSIKSLRRQTESSVLNQITAAADIKKGLKELDKIRASYTEEIEKAVCALIDECRKKKVKMTDLELDESFDKMWTETLKTLSFSEQQTLNIFTNVSHQLRSNLSHKGSHACELLNKKILKDCGLQPFTYKPKGGMEKVTTTLKGLWTWTDLIKARQEIGDWIISDCVDYISDKVKRKTNYHDTYIQEILHIIDKRLNKADVDIDIEFEVSLKQHICGSAARKFQKMHEDFIQENDPYRCLEKNKEMFRTDFKDVFHKRDQCQKKAEEFTNQSLKPAVENFVYRSLGPDIVDKMKSREEFSTRMSFQFEILMNLISKSDFNTFQSYICSYEKYVKSWITDRIRESFSSQSTICELEDKHLKSCIDHINAAIKKAKAENTDSLKTFVENICKELGDKLVISQDSLDAFMVLNNADQEQFVHWLNECVEEMTESLREKFNSTEFDSKLSQLHMKPENELFNTVIGCGQQCPFCKISCDAGGEAHTQHFASLHRPEGLGRFRWEESKKLTTDICSSAVISDVRFRCSDTKGEWHPYKKYREIYPDWNILPDVSLEASDYWKYVMAKYNKEFAKAYDAKPADIPDAWKKITKEEAVKSLKKSFNIK